A genomic stretch from Oleomonas cavernae includes:
- a CDS encoding class I SAM-dependent methyltransferase, which produces MLQHTKWSREQVENLLATETFGYQKVALPYGLSTDGDDRSATAREIFPDDLTGKTVLDLGCNTGYFCFEAVKRGAARVVGYDHSPAAIKRARLLADCLGATVEFEVRDLNTFPVVEKFDYILCLNVLHHLDNPLLVIEQTIAAARERLALEMAGLGFQTVRRRLFTASIAALFMGNAPVIYVGRQPHTPGRDGIPKVKYFITPRALANILLRHSKTFARVERVKSKHKGRYLILGHKALPGLAGLSCRRGGA; this is translated from the coding sequence ATGTTGCAGCACACCAAATGGAGCCGGGAGCAGGTGGAAAACCTGCTTGCGACCGAGACCTTCGGCTATCAGAAGGTTGCCCTCCCTTACGGCCTCTCGACGGATGGCGACGATCGCAGCGCGACCGCCCGCGAGATTTTCCCCGATGACCTGACCGGCAAGACGGTTCTCGATCTGGGTTGCAACACCGGCTATTTCTGCTTCGAGGCCGTCAAGCGCGGCGCGGCGCGGGTCGTCGGCTACGATCACAGTCCCGCCGCGATCAAGCGGGCGCGGCTCTTGGCCGACTGCCTGGGGGCGACGGTAGAGTTCGAAGTTCGCGACCTGAACACCTTCCCCGTCGTCGAGAAATTCGACTACATCTTGTGCCTCAACGTGCTGCATCACCTGGACAATCCGCTGCTGGTGATCGAGCAGACGATTGCCGCCGCGCGGGAGCGCTTGGCGCTGGAAATGGCGGGCCTCGGCTTCCAGACCGTGCGCCGGCGTCTGTTCACCGCGTCGATCGCGGCGCTGTTCATGGGCAATGCGCCGGTGATCTATGTCGGCCGTCAGCCGCATACGCCGGGGCGGGACGGTATCCCCAAGGTCAAGTACTTCATCACCCCCAGGGCGCTCGCCAATATCCTGCTGCGTCACAGCAAAACCTTCGCCCGGGTGGAGCGGGTCAAGTCCAAGCACAAGGGCCGCTATCTCATCCTGGGCCACAAGGCTTTGCCCGGTCTCGCCGGGCTTAGCTGCCGGCGGGGCGGCGCTTGA
- a CDS encoding 4a-hydroxytetrahydrobiopterin dehydratase — translation MDRGGSMAQKLTPDARRAALESLPKWHDAEARDAIERRFVFKDFNQAFAFMTRVALVAEQMDHHPEWFNVYKTVDVLLSTHDADGLTERDVTLARKMDAFAAAFGI, via the coding sequence ATCGATCGAGGAGGGAGCATGGCCCAGAAACTGACCCCGGACGCCCGCAGGGCCGCCCTGGAAAGCCTGCCCAAATGGCACGACGCCGAGGCGCGGGACGCGATCGAGCGGCGCTTCGTGTTCAAGGATTTCAACCAGGCCTTCGCCTTCATGACCCGCGTCGCCCTGGTCGCCGAGCAGATGGATCACCACCCGGAATGGTTCAATGTCTACAAGACCGTGGACGTGCTGCTGTCGACCCATGACGCCGACGGGCTGACCGAACGCGACGTAACCTTGGCCCGCAAGATGGACGCATTTGCCGCAGCATTCGGTATCTGA
- a CDS encoding metallopeptidase family protein, translating into MTHAKFLDRLIAPSLEDIEALAAQALADIPPVLREKVSGVLIRIEEFADEETLGQMGIDDPFTLTGLYRGVPLKDKSLADSGTMPDMIFLFRRPILDEWCETGGSLGALVREVLIHEIGHHFGFSDDDMDALDGEDQ; encoded by the coding sequence ATGACTCACGCGAAATTCCTCGACCGGCTCATCGCCCCCAGCCTCGAAGATATCGAGGCCCTGGCCGCGCAGGCCCTGGCGGATATTCCGCCCGTGCTGCGCGAGAAGGTCTCTGGCGTCCTGATCCGGATCGAGGAATTCGCCGATGAGGAAACCCTCGGCCAGATGGGCATCGACGATCCCTTCACCTTGACCGGGCTCTATCGCGGCGTGCCGCTGAAGGACAAGTCGCTGGCCGACAGCGGCACCATGCCGGACATGATCTTCCTGTTCCGTCGCCCGATTCTCGACGAATGGTGCGAGACCGGCGGCTCGCTCGGCGCCCTGGTGCGCGAGGTGCTGATCCACGAGATCGGCCACCATTTCGGCTTCTCCGACGACGACATGGACGCCCTCGACGGCGAGGATCAGTAG
- a CDS encoding 2-hydroxyacid dehydrogenase, with the protein MTSIVFLSRLEPAAAEASRALLETALGEVILTGPPHRDLTPDEVAAIEIAVVANPLPGILHTLPNLRFIQSLWAGIDGLMADATLPRRVPIARLVDPALADAMAEAVAAHVLALHRQLPAYRRQQAARQWLMHQQPLATERRVGFLGLGEMARRAIAVLRPLRFDIGGWSRRPARLDGVATFHGDHGFAALLARSEILVNLLPLTAQTRGILNAATFAKLPRGASIINFGRGGHQVPGDIIAALNSGQLDQAVLDVFATEPLPPDDPLWTHPQVTVTPHVAAATDPRSAAQCVAANVAALRAGGAMVGLVDVGEGY; encoded by the coding sequence ATGACCAGTATCGTTTTCTTGAGCCGCCTGGAGCCGGCGGCGGCCGAGGCCAGCCGCGCCCTGCTGGAAACCGCCCTGGGCGAGGTGATCCTGACCGGCCCGCCGCATCGGGACCTGACCCCGGACGAGGTCGCCGCCATCGAGATCGCGGTGGTGGCCAACCCGCTGCCCGGCATCCTGCACACCTTGCCGAACCTGCGCTTCATCCAGAGCCTGTGGGCCGGCATCGACGGCCTGATGGCGGATGCGACCCTGCCCCGCCGCGTCCCCATCGCCCGCCTGGTCGACCCGGCACTGGCCGATGCCATGGCCGAGGCGGTGGCGGCCCATGTCCTGGCCCTGCACCGGCAGTTGCCGGCCTATCGCCGGCAACAGGCGGCGCGGCAATGGCTGATGCACCAGCAGCCGCTGGCGACAGAGCGGCGCGTGGGCTTCCTGGGCCTTGGCGAGATGGCGCGCCGCGCGATCGCGGTGCTGCGTCCCCTGCGCTTCGATATCGGCGGCTGGAGCCGGCGGCCGGCACGCCTCGACGGGGTTGCGACCTTTCACGGCGACCATGGCTTCGCGGCCCTGCTGGCGCGCAGCGAGATCCTGGTCAACCTGCTGCCCCTGACGGCCCAGACGCGGGGCATCCTCAATGCCGCGACCTTCGCCAAACTGCCCCGCGGCGCCTCGATCATCAATTTCGGCCGCGGCGGTCACCAGGTGCCGGGCGATATCATTGCTGCCCTCAACTCGGGCCAGCTCGACCAGGCGGTGCTGGATGTCTTCGCGACCGAGCCCTTGCCGCCGGACGATCCGCTGTGGACCCATCCACAAGTCACGGTAACGCCGCACGTCGCTGCCGCAACCGATCCGCGCAGCGCGGCCCAGTGCGTGGCCGCCAATGTCGCGGCGCTGCGGGCGGGCGGGGCAATGGTGGGCCTGGTCGACGTCGGCGAGGGCTACTGA
- a CDS encoding NAD-dependent deacylase — protein MARYQRIVILTGAGISAESGLGTFRDKDGLWTKVNLEDVATPQGFRRNPGMVHDFYNARRQGLRAAKHNAAHAALARLEAEHPGQVLVVTQNVDNLHEQAGTTRLIHMHGELAKARCTDCTQIMAHLDDLDTRSLCPSCAATGTLRPHVVWFGEMPLEMEAIEEAIEACDLFVSIGTSGTVYPAAGFVAAVRRAGLAHTVELNLEPSDGHSLFAERHYGPASVIVPAFVETLLK, from the coding sequence ATGGCGCGTTACCAGCGGATCGTGATCCTGACCGGGGCGGGGATTTCCGCCGAATCGGGCCTTGGCACCTTCCGCGACAAGGACGGCCTGTGGACCAAGGTGAACCTCGAGGACGTGGCGACACCCCAGGGCTTCCGCCGTAACCCCGGGATGGTCCACGATTTCTACAATGCCCGGCGCCAAGGATTGCGGGCGGCAAAGCACAATGCCGCCCACGCCGCCCTGGCGCGCCTGGAAGCCGAGCATCCGGGCCAGGTGCTGGTGGTGACCCAGAATGTCGACAACCTGCATGAACAGGCGGGGACCACCCGGCTGATCCACATGCACGGCGAACTGGCCAAGGCCCGCTGCACCGATTGCACGCAGATCATGGCGCACCTGGACGACCTCGACACCCGCAGCCTGTGCCCGTCCTGCGCCGCGACCGGCACCCTGCGCCCTCATGTGGTCTGGTTCGGCGAAATGCCGCTGGAGATGGAGGCGATCGAGGAAGCGATCGAGGCTTGCGATCTTTTCGTCTCGATCGGCACCTCGGGCACCGTCTATCCTGCCGCCGGCTTCGTTGCCGCCGTCCGGCGCGCGGGGCTGGCCCATACAGTGGAACTGAACCTGGAACCGTCGGACGGCCATTCCCTGTTTGCCGAGCGGCACTACGGCCCGGCGAGCGTCATCGTGCCTGCGTTCGTCGAGACCCTGCTGAAATGA
- a CDS encoding PQQ-dependent sugar dehydrogenase, giving the protein MKKITYLAGAAVLIIGGVVFSLTSCGDTATLSGQADFGPTPAIVAPNPTPIPTVKVATAVGWPEGAKPVAAAGLTVKAFASGLAHPRWLYVLPNGDVLVAESNSPGDDSGGIMGWIQDMVMAEAGAGVPSADRITLLRDGDGDGTAELATVFLEGLHSPFGMALVGQDLYVANADALVRFPYKGGETAITTPATKVIDLPAGINHHWTKNVVASADGKHLYVSVGSNSNVAEHGMEVETDRAAILEVDPTTGKYRVFASGLRNPVGMAWNPDSGALWTSVNERDELGSDLVPDYMTSVKDGGFYGWPYSYYGSHVDTRVAPQRPDLVAKALVPDYALGAHTASLGLTFYTANLLPARFAKGAFVGQHGSWNRNPRSGYKVIFVPFADGKPAGLPEDILTGFLSPDGEAYGRPVGVIQDKAGALLVADDVGNVIWRVAP; this is encoded by the coding sequence ATGAAGAAAATCACCTACCTCGCCGGCGCCGCCGTGCTGATCATCGGCGGGGTGGTCTTCAGCCTCACCTCCTGCGGCGACACGGCGACCTTGTCGGGCCAGGCCGATTTCGGCCCCACCCCCGCCATCGTCGCGCCCAATCCCACGCCGATCCCGACCGTGAAGGTCGCCACCGCCGTCGGCTGGCCCGAGGGCGCCAAGCCGGTCGCGGCGGCCGGCCTGACGGTGAAGGCCTTTGCCAGCGGCCTGGCCCATCCCCGGTGGCTCTACGTCCTGCCCAACGGCGACGTACTGGTGGCCGAGAGCAACAGCCCCGGGGACGACAGCGGCGGCATCATGGGCTGGATCCAGGACATGGTGATGGCCGAGGCCGGCGCCGGCGTGCCCAGCGCCGACCGCATCACCCTGCTGCGCGACGGCGACGGCGACGGCACGGCCGAACTGGCGACCGTCTTCCTCGAGGGGCTGCACTCACCCTTCGGCATGGCCCTGGTCGGCCAGGACCTGTATGTGGCCAATGCCGACGCCCTGGTCCGCTTCCCCTACAAGGGCGGCGAGACCGCCATCACCACGCCGGCCACCAAGGTCATCGACCTGCCGGCCGGCATCAATCATCACTGGACCAAGAACGTCGTCGCCAGCGCCGACGGCAAGCACCTCTATGTCTCGGTCGGCTCCAACAGCAACGTGGCCGAGCACGGCATGGAGGTGGAGACCGACCGGGCGGCGATCCTGGAGGTCGATCCGACAACAGGCAAATACCGCGTCTTCGCGTCGGGCCTGCGCAACCCGGTCGGCATGGCGTGGAACCCCGACAGCGGCGCCTTGTGGACCTCGGTCAACGAGCGCGACGAGCTGGGCAGCGACCTGGTCCCCGACTACATGACCTCGGTGAAGGACGGCGGCTTCTACGGCTGGCCCTACAGCTATTACGGCAGCCACGTGGACACGCGGGTGGCACCGCAACGCCCCGACCTGGTGGCCAAGGCCCTGGTGCCCGACTATGCCCTGGGCGCTCATACGGCTTCGCTGGGCCTGACCTTCTACACGGCCAACCTGCTGCCCGCCCGCTTCGCCAAGGGCGCCTTCGTCGGCCAGCACGGCTCGTGGAACCGCAACCCGCGCAGCGGCTACAAGGTGATCTTCGTGCCCTTCGCCGATGGCAAGCCCGCCGGCCTGCCCGAGGATATCTTGACCGGCTTCCTCAGCCCCGACGGCGAGGCCTACGGCCGGCCGGTCGGCGTCATCCAGGACAAGGCCGGCGCCCTGCTGGTCGCCGACGACGTCGGCAACGTGATCTGGCGGGTGGCGCCCTAG
- a CDS encoding TetR/AcrR family transcriptional regulator: MTVAKRGAGRPRSEEARHAVLGATQQLLLDGICVRDLTIEQIAQTSGVSRPTIYRWWPNKVVLVIDAFLEAAEPLMQYQHKGSPRIVLKAQLREVMKLARGRGGKVVIEILGEARLDPSVLEIFRERFLDVRRAAMRAFLLKAQETGDIAPGIDIELVIDLILGPIYLRLLLNHLPLDDGFADDLVDRVFDGAVARSQG; this comes from the coding sequence ATGACAGTGGCGAAGCGTGGGGCAGGCAGGCCGCGGAGCGAGGAGGCACGCCATGCTGTGCTCGGCGCCACGCAGCAACTGCTGCTCGACGGCATCTGCGTGCGCGACCTGACCATCGAACAGATCGCCCAGACCTCAGGTGTCAGCCGGCCGACGATCTACCGCTGGTGGCCGAACAAGGTCGTGCTGGTGATCGACGCCTTCCTGGAGGCTGCCGAGCCGCTGATGCAGTACCAGCACAAGGGATCGCCCCGCATCGTGCTGAAGGCCCAGTTGCGCGAGGTCATGAAACTGGCCCGTGGCCGGGGCGGCAAGGTCGTCATCGAGATCCTGGGCGAAGCGCGGCTGGACCCCAGCGTGCTGGAAATCTTCCGCGAGCGCTTCCTGGACGTACGGCGCGCGGCCATGCGTGCCTTCCTGCTCAAGGCACAGGAGACGGGTGACATCGCGCCCGGCATCGATATCGAACTGGTGATCGACCTGATCCTGGGGCCGATCTACCTGCGCTTGCTGCTCAACCACCTGCCGCTGGACGACGGTTTCGCCGACGACCTGGTCGACCGCGTCTTCGACGGCGCCGTGGCGCGATCGCAGGGGTGA
- a CDS encoding NADH:flavin oxidoreductase/NADH oxidase family protein yields MTTITTPLTLPCGTVLPNRLCKAAMTEGLADEWNRANRRHEILYRRWSEGGAGLLLTGNVTVDRRHPERPGNVAIDGNGGLEQLAAYARAGKAAGNHIWIQLTHGGRQTPQLVNERPLAPSAIRLRIPEIPGFGYGQPVAMTEAQILDVVARFARAAMVARDAGFTGVQIHAAHGYLISSFLNPLANQRQDAWGGSLRNRARLLLEVITAVRQAVGADFPVAVKLNSSDFQKGGFTTAECLELVGWLNETGIDLLEISGGSHEQPKMVGLTFQEEEAPPVKESTLKREAYFLEYAAQVRPVARMPLMVTGGFRTLAVMNAVIEAGELDVVGIGRPLVVDPSIAGRLLAGTAQSAYAMEDRIHNVAAMPWFYMQLRRLGDGLDPDLSPAGLETAGPHAAAEAATAAALRWEMPAA; encoded by the coding sequence ATGACCACGATCACAACACCCCTGACCCTGCCCTGCGGCACGGTCCTGCCGAACCGCCTGTGCAAGGCGGCGATGACCGAAGGCCTGGCGGATGAATGGAACCGCGCCAATCGCCGCCACGAGATCCTTTACCGGCGCTGGTCGGAAGGCGGTGCCGGCCTGCTGCTGACCGGCAATGTCACTGTCGACCGCCGCCACCCGGAACGGCCGGGCAATGTCGCGATCGATGGCAATGGCGGGCTGGAACAGCTCGCGGCCTATGCCCGGGCGGGCAAGGCGGCGGGCAACCATATCTGGATTCAGTTGACCCACGGGGGCCGGCAGACGCCCCAGTTGGTGAACGAGCGGCCGCTGGCGCCTTCGGCGATAAGGCTGCGCATCCCGGAGATTCCCGGCTTCGGCTATGGCCAGCCGGTGGCGATGACCGAGGCGCAGATCCTGGACGTCGTCGCGCGCTTTGCCCGCGCTGCGATGGTGGCGCGGGACGCGGGCTTCACCGGCGTGCAGATCCACGCCGCCCATGGCTATCTGATTTCCTCGTTCCTGAACCCGCTGGCCAACCAGCGCCAGGACGCCTGGGGCGGCTCGCTGCGCAACCGCGCCCGCCTGCTGCTGGAGGTGATCACCGCCGTGCGCCAGGCGGTAGGGGCCGATTTCCCCGTCGCGGTGAAACTCAATTCGTCCGACTTCCAGAAGGGTGGCTTCACCACGGCGGAATGCCTGGAACTCGTCGGCTGGCTGAACGAGACCGGCATCGACCTGCTGGAGATTTCGGGCGGCAGCCACGAGCAGCCCAAGATGGTCGGCCTGACCTTCCAGGAGGAAGAGGCGCCGCCGGTCAAGGAAAGCACCTTGAAGCGCGAAGCCTACTTCCTCGAATATGCGGCGCAGGTGCGGCCGGTGGCGCGCATGCCGCTGATGGTTACGGGCGGTTTCCGCACCCTGGCGGTGATGAATGCGGTGATCGAGGCGGGCGAGTTGGACGTCGTCGGCATCGGCCGGCCGCTGGTCGTCGATCCCTCGATCGCCGGACGGCTGCTGGCCGGCACGGCACAGAGTGCCTATGCCATGGAAGACCGGATCCACAATGTGGCGGCGATGCCCTGGTTCTACATGCAGCTTCGGCGCCTGGGCGACGGCCTCGATCCCGACCTGAGCCCCGCGGGCCTCGAAACGGCCGGGCCCCACGCGGCGGCGGAAGCCGCGACGGCCGCCGCCCTGCGCTGGGAGATGCCGGCCGCCTAG
- the thpR gene encoding RNA 2',3'-cyclic phosphodiesterase: MHAPAFEVAIRGVGAFDDGRRARLLYAAIEPSPALSDLEARVGAALARVPGVELETRRFVPHVTLARLKDPDRNRLGAFLEGNGTLGTPPWTADCFALYSSATGNEQPVYTLEERFELGL, translated from the coding sequence ATCCATGCCCCGGCCTTCGAGGTCGCGATCCGCGGCGTCGGCGCCTTCGACGACGGGCGCCGGGCGCGCCTGCTCTATGCCGCCATCGAACCCAGCCCGGCGCTGAGCGACCTGGAGGCCAGGGTCGGCGCGGCCCTGGCCCGGGTGCCGGGCGTGGAACTGGAGACGCGGCGCTTCGTCCCCCACGTCACCCTGGCCCGGCTGAAGGACCCCGACCGCAACCGCCTGGGTGCCTTCCTGGAGGGCAACGGCACCCTGGGCACGCCGCCCTGGACGGCGGATTGCTTCGCCCTCTATTCCAGCGCCACCGGCAACGAGCAGCCGGTGTACACGCTGGAGGAGCGCTTCGAACTGGGGCTCTAG
- a CDS encoding 2'-5' RNA ligase family protein, producing MIRLFVALPLPQSVRNLLSFVGGGIPGARWTLPENFHITLKFIGNVDERVADDIVTASTGSMPRPSRSRSAASAPSTTGAGRACSMPPSNPARR from the coding sequence ATGATCCGCCTGTTCGTCGCCCTGCCCCTGCCGCAAAGCGTGCGTAATCTGCTGAGTTTCGTCGGCGGCGGCATCCCCGGTGCCCGTTGGACCTTGCCGGAGAATTTTCACATCACGCTGAAATTCATCGGCAATGTCGACGAGCGGGTGGCCGACGACATCGTCACGGCCTCGACCGGATCCATGCCCCGGCCTTCGAGGTCGCGATCCGCGGCGTCGGCGCCTTCGACGACGGGCGCCGGGCGCGCCTGCTCTATGCCGCCATCGAACCCAGCCCGGCGCTGA
- a CDS encoding IS4 family transposase: MRHHNSVFHDLLKWVPWDRFEQLTAAHQADRRVRRLPTKSQFIALLYGQLSGASSLREIVAGLESHAARLYHVGGRTVSRSTLADANAGRPSEVFSALFAAMVAGAGRGLRRAVGEATYLIDSTSIRLTGVAAEWARFSANACGAKAHVIYDPDADRPIYAAVTPAKVNDITAAQAMPIEAGATYVFDLGYYDYAWWAGLDAAGCRIVTRFKSNTPLTVTAERPLPEGAANILSDRVGLLPRRQATNRKNPFSAPVREVCITIETGKVLRLLSNDLDASAQEIADLYKRRWAIELFFRWVKQTLKIRRFLGTSENAVRIQVAVALIAFLLLRLAQAAQQTVQSPLAFARLVRANLMHRRRLDRLIGAEPRQRIDPNQMSWL; encoded by the coding sequence GTGCGACACCACAATAGCGTTTTCCACGATCTGCTGAAGTGGGTTCCTTGGGATCGGTTCGAGCAACTGACCGCGGCGCATCAGGCCGATCGCCGGGTCCGGCGGCTGCCGACCAAGAGCCAGTTCATCGCCCTGCTGTACGGGCAATTGTCCGGCGCGAGCAGCCTGCGGGAGATCGTCGCGGGCCTGGAGAGCCATGCCGCGCGGCTCTATCACGTCGGCGGGCGTACGGTGTCGCGTTCGACCCTGGCCGACGCCAATGCCGGGCGCCCCAGTGAAGTGTTCAGCGCGTTGTTCGCCGCCATGGTCGCCGGTGCCGGGCGCGGCCTGCGCCGGGCCGTGGGTGAAGCCACCTATCTCATCGACTCGACCAGCATCCGCCTGACCGGCGTGGCGGCAGAGTGGGCGCGCTTCTCAGCCAATGCCTGCGGCGCCAAGGCCCATGTCATCTACGACCCCGATGCCGACCGGCCGATCTATGCGGCGGTCACCCCGGCCAAGGTCAACGACATCACCGCGGCCCAGGCCATGCCCATCGAAGCGGGGGCGACCTATGTCTTCGACCTGGGCTACTACGACTACGCCTGGTGGGCCGGGCTGGACGCCGCCGGGTGCCGCATCGTCACGCGCTTCAAGTCCAACACGCCCTTGACGGTGACCGCCGAACGGCCGCTGCCCGAGGGCGCTGCCAACATCCTGTCCGACCGCGTCGGCCTGCTGCCGCGGCGCCAGGCCACGAACCGCAAGAACCCGTTCTCCGCCCCCGTCCGCGAGGTCTGCATCACGATCGAAACCGGCAAGGTGCTGCGCCTCCTGAGCAACGATCTCGATGCCAGCGCCCAGGAAATCGCCGACCTCTACAAGCGGCGCTGGGCCATCGAGCTGTTCTTCCGCTGGGTCAAGCAGACCCTGAAGATCCGCCGCTTTCTCGGCACCAGCGAGAACGCGGTCCGCATTCAGGTTGCCGTCGCCTTGATCGCCTTCCTGCTGTTGCGCCTGGCCCAGGCCGCCCAGCAAACGGTTCAAAGCCCGCTCGCCTTCGCCCGCCTGGTGCGCGCAAACCTCATGCACCGCCGACGGCTCGACCGGCTAATCGGGGCCGAGCCAAGACAACGCATCGACCCCAACCAGATGAGCTGGCTATGA
- a CDS encoding NADP(H)-dependent aldo-keto reductase, whose protein sequence is MKYRRLGRTDLDVSVICLGTMTWGEQNTEAQAHEQLDYALDQGINFIDTAEMYPVPPQPSTQGRTEAYIGTWLKARGSRDKVILATKVAGRDGPGTHLRKPTTILNKAQITEAIDGSLKRLNTDYIDLYQVHWPERITNHFGRLGYTHVEQQDLTPIEETLDALAGLVKAGKVRHLGVSNESPWGVMRYLEAADRLGLPHIVSIQNSYNLLNRIFEVGLAEIAHRESVELLAYSPLAMGLLSGKYFGGAKPEGARLTLYSRFIRYSTPGAQAAADAYVTLARQHGLDPAQMALAYVNSRSFLGANIIGATTLEQLKADIGSIDVELSDEVIAEIEKIHRSNPNPCP, encoded by the coding sequence ATGAAATACCGCCGGCTTGGCCGCACGGATCTGGATGTGAGCGTCATTTGCCTGGGCACCATGACCTGGGGCGAGCAGAACACAGAAGCCCAGGCCCACGAGCAGCTCGACTATGCGCTGGACCAGGGCATCAACTTCATCGACACCGCCGAGATGTATCCGGTCCCGCCCCAGCCCTCGACCCAAGGGCGGACCGAGGCCTATATCGGCACCTGGCTGAAGGCCCGGGGCAGCCGTGACAAGGTGATCCTGGCGACCAAGGTGGCCGGTCGGGACGGCCCTGGCACCCATTTGCGCAAGCCCACCACGATCCTGAACAAGGCCCAGATCACGGAAGCGATCGACGGCAGCCTGAAGCGCCTGAACACCGATTACATCGATCTCTACCAGGTCCATTGGCCCGAACGCATCACCAACCACTTCGGCCGCCTGGGCTATACCCATGTCGAGCAGCAGGACCTGACCCCGATCGAGGAGACGCTGGACGCGCTGGCCGGCCTGGTGAAGGCGGGCAAGGTGCGGCACCTGGGCGTTTCCAACGAAAGCCCCTGGGGTGTCATGCGTTACCTCGAGGCGGCAGACCGGCTGGGCCTGCCCCACATCGTCTCGATCCAGAATTCCTACAACCTGCTCAATCGTATCTTCGAGGTCGGCCTGGCCGAGATCGCGCATCGCGAGAGCGTCGAGCTGCTGGCCTATTCGCCGCTGGCCATGGGCCTGCTGTCGGGCAAGTATTTCGGCGGCGCCAAGCCCGAAGGCGCGCGCCTCACCCTCTATTCTCGCTTCATCCGCTATTCGACGCCCGGCGCCCAGGCGGCGGCCGACGCCTATGTGACGCTCGCCCGCCAGCATGGGCTGGACCCGGCGCAGATGGCACTCGCCTATGTCAACAGCCGCAGTTTCCTGGGCGCCAACATCATCGGCGCCACCACCCTGGAACAGCTCAAGGCCGATATCGGCTCGATCGATGTGGAACTGTCGGACGAGGTGATCGCCGAGATCGAGAAGATCCACCGCAGCAACCCCAACCCGTGCCCTTGA
- a CDS encoding arylesterase, with product MREVAPASYGLKHWLFNLMLLAGLVFSMQAQAKDYVVVAFGTSLSHGFGLPEAEIFPVQLQKALAAKGLAVTVQNAGVSGDTTAGGLARLDWALGDPATPPDLVIVEFGGNDALRALSPQEAEANLDQILTRLQARHIKVLFTGMKAPPNLGSDYVAAFDAIYPRLAQKHGVPFYPFFLDGVAADPALNQADGIHPNAKGVAIIVGHLAPSSSIS from the coding sequence TTGCGTGAAGTCGCTCCAGCGTCATATGGCCTGAAGCACTGGCTTTTCAACCTGATGCTACTGGCCGGGCTTGTCTTTTCGATGCAGGCCCAGGCGAAAGATTATGTCGTCGTTGCCTTCGGCACCTCGCTCAGCCACGGCTTCGGCCTGCCCGAGGCCGAGATCTTCCCGGTGCAATTGCAGAAGGCGCTGGCCGCCAAGGGGCTTGCGGTGACAGTGCAGAACGCCGGCGTCTCGGGCGATACCACGGCCGGCGGCCTGGCCCGGCTGGACTGGGCGCTGGGCGATCCGGCGACCCCGCCCGATCTCGTCATCGTCGAATTCGGCGGCAACGATGCCCTGCGCGCGCTCTCGCCCCAGGAAGCCGAGGCCAACCTCGACCAGATCCTGACCAGGCTGCAGGCCCGCCACATCAAGGTGCTGTTCACCGGCATGAAGGCGCCGCCCAACTTAGGGTCGGACTACGTCGCGGCCTTTGACGCCATCTATCCCCGTCTTGCGCAAAAGCACGGCGTGCCGTTTTATCCCTTCTTCCTCGACGGTGTCGCCGCCGACCCCGCGTTGAACCAGGCCGATGGCATTCATCCCAATGCCAAGGGGGTTGCGATCATCGTCGGGCATCTGGCCCCCTCGTCGTCGATATCCTGA
- a CDS encoding ABC transporter ATP-binding protein, translating into MAVPLIQLDAVRLTLMSAAGPVDILRGIDLAVEPGETLGLVGPSGSGKSTLLSVMAGLEKPTSGTVTVAGAQLDTLDEDRLARFRRDNVGIVFQSFHLIPTMSAIENVAIPLELAGDRDAWDKARAELELVGLGHRTDHYPAQLSGGEQQRVALARAVVASPKILFADEPTGNLDGKTGETIIDLLFDLRRTRGATLVLVTHDASLAARCDRRVRLADGSVVVDEAVA; encoded by the coding sequence TTGGCCGTTCCCCTCATTCAACTCGACGCCGTGCGCCTCACCTTGATGAGCGCCGCCGGCCCGGTGGACATCCTGCGCGGCATCGATCTTGCCGTCGAGCCCGGCGAAACCCTAGGCCTCGTGGGCCCGTCGGGTTCGGGCAAGTCGACCCTGCTGTCGGTCATGGCGGGCCTGGAGAAGCCCACCAGCGGCACCGTCACGGTGGCCGGCGCGCAGTTGGACACCCTGGACGAGGACCGCCTGGCCCGCTTCCGCCGTGACAATGTGGGGATCGTCTTCCAATCCTTCCACCTCATCCCGACCATGTCGGCGATCGAAAATGTCGCCATCCCGCTGGAGTTGGCCGGTGACCGCGATGCCTGGGACAAGGCGCGGGCCGAGTTGGAACTCGTCGGCCTGGGCCACCGGACCGATCATTACCCGGCGCAACTGTCGGGCGGCGAGCAGCAGCGCGTGGCCCTGGCCCGCGCCGTGGTGGCATCCCCGAAGATCCTCTTTGCCGACGAGCCCACGGGCAACCTGGACGGCAAGACCGGCGAGACCATCATCGACCTGCTGTTCGACCTGCGCCGAACCCGCGGCGCCACCCTGGTCCTGGTCACCCACGACGCCAGCCTCGCCGCCCGCTGTGACCGCCGGGTGCGCCTGGCCGACGGCAGCGTCGTGGTGGACGAGGCGGTGGCGTGA